A part of Brassica rapa cultivar Chiifu-401-42 chromosome A05, CAAS_Brap_v3.01, whole genome shotgun sequence genomic DNA contains:
- the LOC103866822 gene encoding FCS-Like Zinc finger 3: protein MASYYAGVFGSEEPHFLESCSLCRKHLGRNSDIFMYRGDKAFCSNECREEQIESDEAKEKSWKVSARSLRKKSSEAAKDCKTVRTGTLVVA from the exons ATGGCTTCTTATTACGCTGGAGTTTTTGGTAGTGAAGAGCCACACTTTTTGGAGTCTTGCTCTCTTTGCCGTAAACACCTTGGTCGTAACTCAGACATCTTCATGTACAG AGGAGACAAGGCGTTTTGTAGCAACGAGTGTAGAGAAGAACAGATTGAGTCTGATGAAGCCAAGGAGAAAAGCTGGAAAGTTTCTGCTAGATCTCTCCGTAAAAAATCCTCCGAAGCTGCTAAAGATTGCAAAACCGTTCGGACAGGAACTCTCGTGGTGGCTTAG
- the LOC103866823 gene encoding putative casein kinase II subunit beta-4 isoform X1 yields MHKGRSGITMGGGGSSSRSELLGGATDRKRINEALDKHLKKSLDKDSFPSTSTNKATVESEGSDVSGSEGEDEDTSWISWFCNLRGNEFFCEVDEDYVQDDFNLCGLSGLVPYYDYALDLILDIDSSNGDMFTEEQNELVESAAEMLYGLIHVRYILTTKGMAAMLEKYKSCDFGRCPRVFCSGQSCLPVGQSDIPRSSTVKIYCPKCEDLYYPRSKYQGNIDGAYFGTTFPHLFLMAHGNVKPQKPSQSYVPKIFGFKVHKKQ; encoded by the exons ATGCACAAGGGCCGGAGCGGAATCACAATGGGCGGTGGCGGCTCATCGTCGAGATCGGAGCTCCTCGGCGGAGCTACTGATCGGAAAAGAATCAACGAAGCTTTAGACAAACATCTTAAAAAGTCTTTAGACAAAGATTCATTCCCTTCAACCTCAACTAATAAAG caaCAGTTGAATCTGAAGGATCAGATGTGAGTGGCTCAGAGGGTGAGGACGAAGATACGTCATGGATCTCGTGGTTTTGTAATTTGAGAGGGAATGAGTTTTTCTGCGAAGTGGATGAAGATTATGTGCAAGATGATTTTAATCTGTGTGGGTTGAGTGGTCTAGTTCCTTACTATGATTATGCACTTGATCTTATCTTAGATATTGACTCATCAAACG GTGATATGTTTACTGAAGAGCAGAATGAGTTGGTGGAGTCAGCTGCTGAGATGTTGTATGGTCTTATTCATGTTCGTTACATTCTCACTACTAAAGGAATGGCTGCTATG TTGGAGAAGTACAAGAGCTGTGATTTTGGGAGATGTCCGAGAGTGTTCTGCAGCGGGCAGTCTTGTCTTCCGGTGGGGCAATCGGATATACCGAGGTCGAGCACGGTGAAGATATACTGCCCTAAATGCGAGGATCTTTACTACCCGCGATCTAAATACCAAGGCA ACATTGATGGAGCTTACTTCGGGACTACATTCCCACATTTGTTTCTCATGGCCCATGGGAACGTGAAACCGCAGAAGCCGAGTCAAAGCTATGTTCCTAAGATATTTGGCTTTAAGGTACATAAGAAGCAATGA
- the LOC103866823 gene encoding putative casein kinase II subunit beta-4 isoform X3: protein MHKGRSGITMGGGGSSSRSELLGGATDRKRINEALDKHLKKSLDKDSFPSTSTNKVESEGSDVSGSEGEDEDTSWISWFCNLRGNEFFCEVDEDYVQDDFNLCGLSGLVPYYDYALDLILDIDSSNGDMFTEEQNELVESAAEMLYGLIHVRYILTTKGMAAMLEKYKSCDFGRCPRVFCSGQSCLPVGQSDIPRSSTVKIYCPKCEDLYYPRSKYQGNIDGAYFGTTFPHLFLMAHGNVKPQKPSQSYVPKIFGFKVHKKQ from the exons ATGCACAAGGGCCGGAGCGGAATCACAATGGGCGGTGGCGGCTCATCGTCGAGATCGGAGCTCCTCGGCGGAGCTACTGATCGGAAAAGAATCAACGAAGCTTTAGACAAACATCTTAAAAAGTCTTTAGACAAAGATTCATTCCCTTCAACCTCAACTAATAAAG TTGAATCTGAAGGATCAGATGTGAGTGGCTCAGAGGGTGAGGACGAAGATACGTCATGGATCTCGTGGTTTTGTAATTTGAGAGGGAATGAGTTTTTCTGCGAAGTGGATGAAGATTATGTGCAAGATGATTTTAATCTGTGTGGGTTGAGTGGTCTAGTTCCTTACTATGATTATGCACTTGATCTTATCTTAGATATTGACTCATCAAACG GTGATATGTTTACTGAAGAGCAGAATGAGTTGGTGGAGTCAGCTGCTGAGATGTTGTATGGTCTTATTCATGTTCGTTACATTCTCACTACTAAAGGAATGGCTGCTATG TTGGAGAAGTACAAGAGCTGTGATTTTGGGAGATGTCCGAGAGTGTTCTGCAGCGGGCAGTCTTGTCTTCCGGTGGGGCAATCGGATATACCGAGGTCGAGCACGGTGAAGATATACTGCCCTAAATGCGAGGATCTTTACTACCCGCGATCTAAATACCAAGGCA ACATTGATGGAGCTTACTTCGGGACTACATTCCCACATTTGTTTCTCATGGCCCATGGGAACGTGAAACCGCAGAAGCCGAGTCAAAGCTATGTTCCTAAGATATTTGGCTTTAAGGTACATAAGAAGCAATGA
- the LOC103866823 gene encoding putative casein kinase II subunit beta-4 isoform X2: MHKGRSGITMGGGGSSSRSELLGGATDRKRINEALDKHLKKSLDKDSFPSTSTNKATVESEGSDVSGSEGEDEDTSWISWFCNLRGNEFFCEVDEDYVQDDFNLCGLSGLVPYYDYALDLILDIDSSNGDMFTEEQNELVESAAEMLYGLIHVRYILTTKGMAAMLEKYKSCDFGRCPRVFCSGQSCLPVGQSDIPRSSTVKIYCPKCEDLYYPRSKYQDIDGAYFGTTFPHLFLMAHGNVKPQKPSQSYVPKIFGFKVHKKQ, translated from the exons ATGCACAAGGGCCGGAGCGGAATCACAATGGGCGGTGGCGGCTCATCGTCGAGATCGGAGCTCCTCGGCGGAGCTACTGATCGGAAAAGAATCAACGAAGCTTTAGACAAACATCTTAAAAAGTCTTTAGACAAAGATTCATTCCCTTCAACCTCAACTAATAAAG caaCAGTTGAATCTGAAGGATCAGATGTGAGTGGCTCAGAGGGTGAGGACGAAGATACGTCATGGATCTCGTGGTTTTGTAATTTGAGAGGGAATGAGTTTTTCTGCGAAGTGGATGAAGATTATGTGCAAGATGATTTTAATCTGTGTGGGTTGAGTGGTCTAGTTCCTTACTATGATTATGCACTTGATCTTATCTTAGATATTGACTCATCAAACG GTGATATGTTTACTGAAGAGCAGAATGAGTTGGTGGAGTCAGCTGCTGAGATGTTGTATGGTCTTATTCATGTTCGTTACATTCTCACTACTAAAGGAATGGCTGCTATG TTGGAGAAGTACAAGAGCTGTGATTTTGGGAGATGTCCGAGAGTGTTCTGCAGCGGGCAGTCTTGTCTTCCGGTGGGGCAATCGGATATACCGAGGTCGAGCACGGTGAAGATATACTGCCCTAAATGCGAGGATCTTTACTACCCGCGATCTAAATACCAAG ACATTGATGGAGCTTACTTCGGGACTACATTCCCACATTTGTTTCTCATGGCCCATGGGAACGTGAAACCGCAGAAGCCGAGTCAAAGCTATGTTCCTAAGATATTTGGCTTTAAGGTACATAAGAAGCAATGA
- the LOC103866825 gene encoding RNA binding motif protein, X-linked-like-1 isoform X3 translates to MISKLRRIQTTSFRLKVKTIFIDGLSTSWSEEHVRDLLKRYGKLEKIELARNMPSARRKDFGFVTFDTHEAAVTCAKSINNSELGEGEDKAKVRARLSRPLHGAGKGRQPSRSDHRSSRHGSRRSGRSSLARLPPRSSRGVGPRAPPPSSAKRVSGSRGRRPRPPLPPPARARPSRPLPPPARSRPLPPPARSRPLPPPARSYDRRPPVPPYPKASLKRDYGRRDDLLPPRSRPALSYSSSRLSPERHLSYRDDYAPRGSAYSDIPRDSSRLEMRRPYGEDLYSPRFERPPPSYSEGRSRAYDEPLPGSKRPYSALDDVPPRYADVDARHSRARLDYDLGPSQYGESYGDRIPRSSLGYGSSRNAMTSHDSRGPYSSSRQGMDYGGGSYSSSDVVGMYSSSYGSEPPRRDVSSSYGSDIPPRRDGGGSSYSSVYSSRGLGGSSYSGGGGGPGSYY, encoded by the exons ATGATCTCGAAGCTGCGGCGAATCCAAACGACGTCGTTCCGCCTCAAA GTTAAGACTATCTTCATTGATGGACTGTCAACATCATGGAGTGAAGAGCATGTTAGAGACCTTTTGAAAAGATATGGCAAACTTGAGAAAATTGAGCTTGCGCGCAATATGCCATCAGCCAGGAGGAAAGACTTTGGTTTTGTAACTTTCGATACCCATGAGGCTGCTGTGACTTGTGCCAAATCTATCAACAACTCAGAGCTAGGCGAAGGAGAGGACAAG GCAAAAGTGAGGGCACGCTTGTCTAGACCACTTCATGGAGCAGGCAAAGGCAGACAGCCCAGTCGCTCAGACCACCGGTCTAGTAGGCATGGGAGTAGACGATCTGGAAGGAGTTCACTGGCTCGTCTGCCACCTCGTAGCTCTAGAGGCGTTGGACCTCGGGCCCCACCTCCTAGTAGTGCAAAGAGAGTTAGTGGATCAAGAGGAAGACGTCCACGACCACCTCTGCCTCCACCTGCAAGAGCTAGGCCCTCTAGGCCCTTGCCACCACCTGCAAGATCCAGGCCCTTACCACCACCTGCAAGATCCAGGCCCTTGCCACCACCTGCTAGGTCTTATGACAGAAGACCTCCAG TTCCTCCGTATCCAAAGGCTAGCTTGAAGAGGGACTATGGTCGGCGCGATGATCTTCTTCCTCCAAGAAGCAGACCAGCTCTGAGCTATAGTAGCTCCAGGCTTTCTCCTGAGAGGCATCTGTCTTACAGAGATGATTATGCACCTCGTGGGTCTGCTTATTCAGATATTCCTAGAGATTCTTCTCGCTTAGAAATGAGGAGGCCGTACGGGGAAGACCTTTACAGTCCGAGGTTTGAAAGACCTCCTCCAAGTTACAGTGAAGGGAGATCTCGTGCTTATGATGAGCCTCTTCCTGGATCAAAGCGACCATATTCTGCATTG GATGACGTTCCTCCCCGTTATGCTGACGTCGATGCTCGTCATTCAAGAGCTCGTCTGGACTATGATCTTGGCCCATCTCAGTATGGAGAATCATATGGGGACCG GATTCCTAGATCTAGTTTAGGATATGGAAGCAGCCGAAATGCAATGACAAGCCATGACTCGCGTGGTCCATATAGCAGCAGTCGTCAGGGAATGGATTATGGAGGAG GTTCGTATAGTAGCAGCGATGTAGTAGGAATGTACTCATCAAGCTATGGTAGTGAACCACCCAGAAGAGATGTAAGTTCAAGCTATGGTAGTGACATACCCCCCAGAAGAGAT GGAGGAGGTAGCTCGTATTCTTCAGTATACTCAAGTCGTGGACTGGGTGGTAGTAGTTACtcaggtggtggtggtggtccaGGATCATACTACTGA
- the LOC103866825 gene encoding nucleolin isoform X2, with product MPPKVVKRGGGAAARRGGRVTRSAVKAQNPPIESADDGETSVSDAVDAKEETPEEEEGKSIEEENQLDESKQLDDLEAAANPNDVVPPQKETVDDLGKDERLDLDDNEPEYDADDYGGEEEEFEEREEEYHELVNQEEDEFEAEVEGEEIGDLQESEGDAEEEAKLGEAGHVGEEDDVLNDRRKSKEFEIFVGSLDKGATEEDLKKVFGHVGEVTEVRIVKNPQTNKSKGYAFLRFATVEQAKRAVKELKSPMINGKKCGVTASQDNDTLLIANICKTWTSEALREKLKHYGVESMDEIALVEDSDNANMNRGYAFLDFASRSDAVDAHKRLIRKEVVFGLEKPAKVSFADSFLDPEDEMMAQVKTIFIDGLSTSWSEEHVRDLLKRYGKLEKIELARNMPSARRKDFGFVTFDTHEAAVTCAKSINNSELGEGEDKAKVRARLSRPLHGAGKGRQPSRSDHRSSRHGSRRSGRSSLARLPPRSSRGVGPRAPPPSSAKRVSGSRGRRPRPPLPPPARARPSRPLPPPARSRPLPPPARSRPLPPPARSYDRRPPVPPYPKASLKRDYGRRDDLLPPRSRPALSYSSSRLSPERHLSYRDDYAPRGSAYSDIPRDSSRLEMRRPYGEDLYSPRFERPPPSYSEGRSRAYDEPLPGSKRPYSALDDVPPRYADVDARHSRARLDYDLGPSQYGESYGDRIPRSSLGYGSSRNAMTSHDSRGPYSSSRQGMDYGGGSYSSSDVVGMYSSSYGSEPPRRDVSSSYGSDIPPRRDGGSSYSSVYSSRGLGGSSYSGGGGGPGSYY from the exons ATGCCACCAAAGGTTGTCaagagaggaggaggagccGCCGCGAGACGAGGCGGTAGGGTCACGAGATCGGCTGTCAAGGCTCAGAATCCGCCAATTGAATCCGCCGATGACGGAGAGACATCCGTCTCCGATGCTGTGGATGCGAAGGAAGAGacgccggaggaggaggagggtaaATCTATCGAGGAAGAGAATCAATTAGACGAGTCGAAGCAATTGGATGATCTCGAAGCTGCGGCGAATCCAAACGACGTCGTTCCGCCTCAAA AGGAGACTGTGGATGATTTGGGGAAAGATGAAAGATTGGATTTAGATGACAATGAGCCAGAGTATGACGCTGATGATTACGGcggggaggaggaggagtttGAGGAGAGGGAGGAGGAGTATCATGAGTTGGTTAACCAGGAGGAGGATGAGTTTGAGGCCGAGGTAGAAGGTGAGGAGATTGGAGATCTTCAGGAGAGCGAAGGCGAtgctgaagaagaagccaagcttGGAGAAGCTGGCCATGTGGGAGAGGAAGATGACGTTCTCAACGATAGGCGTAAGAGTAAGGAGTTTGAGATCTTTGTTGGGAGCTTGGACAAGGGAGCTACGGAGGAGGATTTGAAGAAAGTGTTTGGTCACGTTGGGGAGGTGACTGAGGTTAGGATTGTGAAGAATCCGCAGACGAATAAGAGCAAAGGTTATGCTTTCCTGCGTTTTGCTACTGTGGAACAAGCGAAACGAGCTGTTAAAGAGCTTAAAAGCCCAATG ATCAATGGTAAAAAGTGTGGTGTAACTGCAAGCCAAGATAATGATACTCTCCTCATTGCTAACATATGCAAGACATGGACCTCAGAAGCT TTGAGGGAGAAGCTGAAACACTATGGCGTTGAGAGTATGGATGAGATTGCTTTGGTAGAGGACAGCGACAATGCCAACATGAACCGAGGGTATGCGTTTTTGGATTTCGCATCTCGCTCGGATGCCGTGGATGCTCACAAACGCCTTATAAGGAAGGAAGTGGTGTTTGGACTTGAAAAGCCTGCGAAGGTTTCTTTTGCAGATTCCTTCTTGGATCCGGAAGATGAGATGATGGCGCAG GTTAAGACTATCTTCATTGATGGACTGTCAACATCATGGAGTGAAGAGCATGTTAGAGACCTTTTGAAAAGATATGGCAAACTTGAGAAAATTGAGCTTGCGCGCAATATGCCATCAGCCAGGAGGAAAGACTTTGGTTTTGTAACTTTCGATACCCATGAGGCTGCTGTGACTTGTGCCAAATCTATCAACAACTCAGAGCTAGGCGAAGGAGAGGACAAG GCAAAAGTGAGGGCACGCTTGTCTAGACCACTTCATGGAGCAGGCAAAGGCAGACAGCCCAGTCGCTCAGACCACCGGTCTAGTAGGCATGGGAGTAGACGATCTGGAAGGAGTTCACTGGCTCGTCTGCCACCTCGTAGCTCTAGAGGCGTTGGACCTCGGGCCCCACCTCCTAGTAGTGCAAAGAGAGTTAGTGGATCAAGAGGAAGACGTCCACGACCACCTCTGCCTCCACCTGCAAGAGCTAGGCCCTCTAGGCCCTTGCCACCACCTGCAAGATCCAGGCCCTTACCACCACCTGCAAGATCCAGGCCCTTGCCACCACCTGCTAGGTCTTATGACAGAAGACCTCCAG TTCCTCCGTATCCAAAGGCTAGCTTGAAGAGGGACTATGGTCGGCGCGATGATCTTCTTCCTCCAAGAAGCAGACCAGCTCTGAGCTATAGTAGCTCCAGGCTTTCTCCTGAGAGGCATCTGTCTTACAGAGATGATTATGCACCTCGTGGGTCTGCTTATTCAGATATTCCTAGAGATTCTTCTCGCTTAGAAATGAGGAGGCCGTACGGGGAAGACCTTTACAGTCCGAGGTTTGAAAGACCTCCTCCAAGTTACAGTGAAGGGAGATCTCGTGCTTATGATGAGCCTCTTCCTGGATCAAAGCGACCATATTCTGCATTG GATGACGTTCCTCCCCGTTATGCTGACGTCGATGCTCGTCATTCAAGAGCTCGTCTGGACTATGATCTTGGCCCATCTCAGTATGGAGAATCATATGGGGACCG GATTCCTAGATCTAGTTTAGGATATGGAAGCAGCCGAAATGCAATGACAAGCCATGACTCGCGTGGTCCATATAGCAGCAGTCGTCAGGGAATGGATTATGGAGGAG GTTCGTATAGTAGCAGCGATGTAGTAGGAATGTACTCATCAAGCTATGGTAGTGAACCACCCAGAAGAGATGTAAGTTCAAGCTATGGTAGTGACATACCCCCCAGAAGAGAT GGAGGTAGCTCGTATTCTTCAGTATACTCAAGTCGTGGACTGGGTGGTAGTAGTTACtcaggtggtggtggtggtccaGGATCATACTACTGA
- the LOC103866824 gene encoding rac-like GTP-binding protein ARAC9: MSASVAAASVSTTTTAATTFIKCVTVGDGAVGKTCLLISYTSNTFPTDYVPTVFDNFSANVLVDGKTVNLGLWDTAGQEDYNRLRPLSYRGADVFILAFSLISRPSFENIAKKWVPELRHYAPNVPIVLVGTKLDLREDKKFPMNYPGACTISTEQGQELRKEIGALAYIECNSKTQQNVKAVFDAAIKVVLQPPSKTKKQKRRFGFCHAL; the protein is encoded by the exons ATGTCAGCTTCAGTGGCTGCTGCATCAgtatcaacaacaacaacagcagctACAACGTTTATCAAGTGCGTCACTGTTGGCGATGGAGCTGTGGGCAAAACTTGTCTTCTTATCTCCTACACCAGCAACACCTTTCCTACT GATTATGTTCCTACAGTGTTCGACAACTTCAGTGCAAATGTTCTAGTCGATGGCAAAACCGTTAATCTGGGTCTTTGGGATACTGCTG GTCAAGAAGATTACAATAGGCTTAGACCATTGAGTTACAGAGGAGCAGATGTTTTCATTCTTGCCTTTTCTCTTATCAGCAGGCCTAGCTTTGAGAACATTGCTAAAAAG TGGGTCCCTGAGCTGCGACATTATGCTCCTAACGTGCCTATTGTTCTAGTGGGAACTAAATTAG ATCTAAGAGAGGATAAGAAGTTCCCAATGAACTATCCAGGTGCTTGCACAATCTCAACAGAACAA GGTCAAGAGCTAAGAAAAGAGATAGGAGCATTAGCATATATAGAGTGCAACTCAAAAACACAACAG AACGTGAAAGCGGTGTTTGATGCAGCGATAAAAGTAGTTCTACAGCCTCCTTCAAAAACCAAGAAACAGAAGAGAAGGTTTGGTTTCTGCCATGCTCTCTGA
- the LOC103866825 gene encoding nucleolin isoform X1, translated as MPPKVVKRGGGAAARRGGRVTRSAVKAQNPPIESADDGETSVSDAVDAKEETPEEEEGKSIEEENQLDESKQLDDLEAAANPNDVVPPQKETVDDLGKDERLDLDDNEPEYDADDYGGEEEEFEEREEEYHELVNQEEDEFEAEVEGEEIGDLQESEGDAEEEAKLGEAGHVGEEDDVLNDRRKSKEFEIFVGSLDKGATEEDLKKVFGHVGEVTEVRIVKNPQTNKSKGYAFLRFATVEQAKRAVKELKSPMINGKKCGVTASQDNDTLLIANICKTWTSEALREKLKHYGVESMDEIALVEDSDNANMNRGYAFLDFASRSDAVDAHKRLIRKEVVFGLEKPAKVSFADSFLDPEDEMMAQVKTIFIDGLSTSWSEEHVRDLLKRYGKLEKIELARNMPSARRKDFGFVTFDTHEAAVTCAKSINNSELGEGEDKAKVRARLSRPLHGAGKGRQPSRSDHRSSRHGSRRSGRSSLARLPPRSSRGVGPRAPPPSSAKRVSGSRGRRPRPPLPPPARARPSRPLPPPARSRPLPPPARSRPLPPPARSYDRRPPVPPYPKASLKRDYGRRDDLLPPRSRPALSYSSSRLSPERHLSYRDDYAPRGSAYSDIPRDSSRLEMRRPYGEDLYSPRFERPPPSYSEGRSRAYDEPLPGSKRPYSALDDVPPRYADVDARHSRARLDYDLGPSQYGESYGDRIPRSSLGYGSSRNAMTSHDSRGPYSSSRQGMDYGGGSYSSSDVVGMYSSSYGSEPPRRDVSSSYGSDIPPRRDGGGSSYSSVYSSRGLGGSSYSGGGGGPGSYY; from the exons ATGCCACCAAAGGTTGTCaagagaggaggaggagccGCCGCGAGACGAGGCGGTAGGGTCACGAGATCGGCTGTCAAGGCTCAGAATCCGCCAATTGAATCCGCCGATGACGGAGAGACATCCGTCTCCGATGCTGTGGATGCGAAGGAAGAGacgccggaggaggaggagggtaaATCTATCGAGGAAGAGAATCAATTAGACGAGTCGAAGCAATTGGATGATCTCGAAGCTGCGGCGAATCCAAACGACGTCGTTCCGCCTCAAA AGGAGACTGTGGATGATTTGGGGAAAGATGAAAGATTGGATTTAGATGACAATGAGCCAGAGTATGACGCTGATGATTACGGcggggaggaggaggagtttGAGGAGAGGGAGGAGGAGTATCATGAGTTGGTTAACCAGGAGGAGGATGAGTTTGAGGCCGAGGTAGAAGGTGAGGAGATTGGAGATCTTCAGGAGAGCGAAGGCGAtgctgaagaagaagccaagcttGGAGAAGCTGGCCATGTGGGAGAGGAAGATGACGTTCTCAACGATAGGCGTAAGAGTAAGGAGTTTGAGATCTTTGTTGGGAGCTTGGACAAGGGAGCTACGGAGGAGGATTTGAAGAAAGTGTTTGGTCACGTTGGGGAGGTGACTGAGGTTAGGATTGTGAAGAATCCGCAGACGAATAAGAGCAAAGGTTATGCTTTCCTGCGTTTTGCTACTGTGGAACAAGCGAAACGAGCTGTTAAAGAGCTTAAAAGCCCAATG ATCAATGGTAAAAAGTGTGGTGTAACTGCAAGCCAAGATAATGATACTCTCCTCATTGCTAACATATGCAAGACATGGACCTCAGAAGCT TTGAGGGAGAAGCTGAAACACTATGGCGTTGAGAGTATGGATGAGATTGCTTTGGTAGAGGACAGCGACAATGCCAACATGAACCGAGGGTATGCGTTTTTGGATTTCGCATCTCGCTCGGATGCCGTGGATGCTCACAAACGCCTTATAAGGAAGGAAGTGGTGTTTGGACTTGAAAAGCCTGCGAAGGTTTCTTTTGCAGATTCCTTCTTGGATCCGGAAGATGAGATGATGGCGCAG GTTAAGACTATCTTCATTGATGGACTGTCAACATCATGGAGTGAAGAGCATGTTAGAGACCTTTTGAAAAGATATGGCAAACTTGAGAAAATTGAGCTTGCGCGCAATATGCCATCAGCCAGGAGGAAAGACTTTGGTTTTGTAACTTTCGATACCCATGAGGCTGCTGTGACTTGTGCCAAATCTATCAACAACTCAGAGCTAGGCGAAGGAGAGGACAAG GCAAAAGTGAGGGCACGCTTGTCTAGACCACTTCATGGAGCAGGCAAAGGCAGACAGCCCAGTCGCTCAGACCACCGGTCTAGTAGGCATGGGAGTAGACGATCTGGAAGGAGTTCACTGGCTCGTCTGCCACCTCGTAGCTCTAGAGGCGTTGGACCTCGGGCCCCACCTCCTAGTAGTGCAAAGAGAGTTAGTGGATCAAGAGGAAGACGTCCACGACCACCTCTGCCTCCACCTGCAAGAGCTAGGCCCTCTAGGCCCTTGCCACCACCTGCAAGATCCAGGCCCTTACCACCACCTGCAAGATCCAGGCCCTTGCCACCACCTGCTAGGTCTTATGACAGAAGACCTCCAG TTCCTCCGTATCCAAAGGCTAGCTTGAAGAGGGACTATGGTCGGCGCGATGATCTTCTTCCTCCAAGAAGCAGACCAGCTCTGAGCTATAGTAGCTCCAGGCTTTCTCCTGAGAGGCATCTGTCTTACAGAGATGATTATGCACCTCGTGGGTCTGCTTATTCAGATATTCCTAGAGATTCTTCTCGCTTAGAAATGAGGAGGCCGTACGGGGAAGACCTTTACAGTCCGAGGTTTGAAAGACCTCCTCCAAGTTACAGTGAAGGGAGATCTCGTGCTTATGATGAGCCTCTTCCTGGATCAAAGCGACCATATTCTGCATTG GATGACGTTCCTCCCCGTTATGCTGACGTCGATGCTCGTCATTCAAGAGCTCGTCTGGACTATGATCTTGGCCCATCTCAGTATGGAGAATCATATGGGGACCG GATTCCTAGATCTAGTTTAGGATATGGAAGCAGCCGAAATGCAATGACAAGCCATGACTCGCGTGGTCCATATAGCAGCAGTCGTCAGGGAATGGATTATGGAGGAG GTTCGTATAGTAGCAGCGATGTAGTAGGAATGTACTCATCAAGCTATGGTAGTGAACCACCCAGAAGAGATGTAAGTTCAAGCTATGGTAGTGACATACCCCCCAGAAGAGAT GGAGGAGGTAGCTCGTATTCTTCAGTATACTCAAGTCGTGGACTGGGTGGTAGTAGTTACtcaggtggtggtggtggtccaGGATCATACTACTGA